CGTCTCCGCCTCGTCCTCCGGGTCGAGCGGGGTCCGCACGGACTCCAGCAGCAGCTGGGCCACGTCGACGACCTTGATGGACTCCTTGGCCTTGCCGTCGTTCTTCTTGCCGTTGACCGAGTCGGTCAGCATGACCAGGCAGAACGGGCAGGCCGTCGAGACGATGTCCGGGTTGAGGGAGAGGGCCTCGTCGACGCGCTCGTTGTTGATGCGCTTGCCGATCCGCTCCTCCATCCACATCCGCGCGCCACCGGCGCCGCAGCAGAAGCCGCGCTCCTTGTGGCGGTGCATCTCCTCGTTCCGCAGGCCCGGGACGTTCGCGATGATCTCGCGCGGCGGTGTGTAGATCTTGTTGTGGCGGCCCAGGTAGCAGGGGTCGTGGTAGGTGATGATGCCCTCGACCGGCGTGACCGGGACCAGCTTGCCCTCGTCCACCAGGTGCTGGAGCAGCTGGGTGTGGTGGATGACCTCGTAGTCGCCGCCGAGCTGCGGGTACTCGTTGCCGATCGTGTTGAGGCAGTGCGGGCAGGTCGCGACGATCTTCTTGGCCGACTTGGGCTTGGCGGACTCCGGGACCACCTTGCCGTCGTCGTCGAGCTCCTCGCCGAACGCCATGTTCAGTGCCATGACGTTCTCCATGCCGAGCTCCTGGAACAGGGGCTCGTTGCCGAGGCGGCGGGCGGAGTCACCGGTGCACTTCTCGTCGCCGCCCATGATCGCGAACTTGACGCCCGCGATGTGGAGGAGCTCGGCGAAGGCCTTCGTGGTCTTCTTGGCCCTGTCCTCCAGGGCGCCGGCGCAGCCGACCCAGTACAGGTACTCGACCTCGGTGAGGTCCTCGATGTCCTGGCCGACGACCGGGACCTCGAACTCGACCTCCTTGAGCCACTCCAGGCGCTGCTTCTTCGCCAGGCCCCAGGGGTTGCCCTTCTTCTCCAGGTTCTTGAGCATGGTGCCCGCCTCGGACGGGAACGCGCTCTCGATCATCACCTGGTAGCGGCGCATGTCGACGATGTGGTCGACGTGCTCGATGTCGACGGGGCACTGCTCGACACAGGCGCCGCAGGTCGTGCAGGACCACAGGACGTCCGGGTCGATGACGCCGTTCTCCTCGGCCGTGCCGATCAGCGGGCGCTCGGCCTCGGCGAGAGCGGACGCGGGCACACCCGCCAGCTGCTCCTCGGACGCCTTCTCCTCGCCCTCCATCGTCTTGCCGCCGCCGGCCAGCAGGTACGGGGCCTTGGCGTGCGCGTGGTCGCGCAGGGACATGATCAGGAGCTTGGGGGAGAGCGGCTTGCCGGTGTTCCAGGCGGGGCACTGCGACTGGCAGCGGCCGCACTCGGTGCAGGTGGAGAAGTCCAGCAGGCCCTTCCAGGAGAACTGCTCGACCTGGGAGACGCCGAAGACGTCGTCGTCGCCGGGGTCGGTGAAGTCGATCGGCTTGCCGCCGGAGGTCATCGGGAGCAGGGCGCCCAGGGAGGTCTCGCCCGTCGCGTTCCGCTTGAACCAGATGTTCGGGAACGCGAGGAAGCGGTGCCAGGCCACACCCATGTCGGTCTTCAGGGCGACCACGATCATCCAGATGAAGGAGGTCGCGATCTTCAGGCCGG
This portion of the Streptomyces canus genome encodes:
- a CDS encoding (Fe-S)-binding protein, producing the protein MQLAAIIVSLVLIVVGVALFARALLQIYAFMRLGQDVPAGTRTDEPGRRTVTVAKEFLGHTRMNRWGIVGVAHWFVAVGFFTLLLTIVNAIGQLFQADWILPVLGDWAPYNVFVEFIGTMTVLGILTLIVIRQLSRPGKPGRKSRFAGSNVGQAYFVETVILVVGVCIFMLHALEGAQHHVDGYEASFFISYPVVHWLAGMDLSTLQNLTYFFAGLKIATSFIWMIVVALKTDMGVAWHRFLAFPNIWFKRNATGETSLGALLPMTSGGKPIDFTDPGDDDVFGVSQVEQFSWKGLLDFSTCTECGRCQSQCPAWNTGKPLSPKLLIMSLRDHAHAKAPYLLAGGGKTMEGEEKASEEQLAGVPASALAEAERPLIGTAEENGVIDPDVLWSCTTCGACVEQCPVDIEHVDHIVDMRRYQVMIESAFPSEAGTMLKNLEKKGNPWGLAKKQRLEWLKEVEFEVPVVGQDIEDLTEVEYLYWVGCAGALEDRAKKTTKAFAELLHIAGVKFAIMGGDEKCTGDSARRLGNEPLFQELGMENVMALNMAFGEELDDDGKVVPESAKPKSAKKIVATCPHCLNTIGNEYPQLGGDYEVIHHTQLLQHLVDEGKLVPVTPVEGIITYHDPCYLGRHNKIYTPPREIIANVPGLRNEEMHRHKERGFCCGAGGARMWMEERIGKRINNERVDEALSLNPDIVSTACPFCLVMLTDSVNGKKNDGKAKESIKVVDVAQLLLESVRTPLDPEDEAETVNEPEPEPVK